Proteins co-encoded in one Tachysurus fulvidraco isolate hzauxx_2018 chromosome 17, HZAU_PFXX_2.0, whole genome shotgun sequence genomic window:
- the LOC113636021 gene encoding serine/threonine-protein phosphatase 2A 55 kDa regulatory subunit B beta isoform isoform X3, translating into MEEESDNRKINNSFLRDHNYATEADIISTVEFNSTGELLATGDKGGRVVVFQREQESKNQPQRRGEYNVYSTFQSHEPEFDYLKSLEIEEKINKIRWLPQQNAAYFLLSTNDKTVKLWKISERDKRPEGYNLKDEDGRIRDPSTITSLRVPVLRPMDLMVEATPRRVFSNGHTYHINSISVNSDYETYMSTDDLRINLWHLEITNRSFNIVDIKPANMEELTEVITAAEFHPHHCNTFVYSSSKGSIRLCDMRAAALCDNHSKFFEEPEDPSNRSFFSEIISSISDVKFSHSGRYLMTRDYLTVKVWDLNMESKPLETYQVHDYLRSKLCSLYENDCIFDKFECVWNGSDSMIMTGSYNNFFRMFDRNTKRDVTLEASRENSKPRAVLKPRKVCVGGKRRKDEISVDSLDFSKKILHTTWHPSENIIAVAATNNLYIFQDKVN; encoded by the exons ATGGAGGAGGAGAGTGACAACCGCAAGATCAACAACAGCTTCCTTCGGGATCACAACTATGCAACAGAAG CTGACATCATCTCTACAGTTGAGTTCAACTCAACAGGGGAGCTATTGGCCACTGGGGATAAGGGAGGACGTGTGGTGGTTTTCCAGAGGGAGCAGGAG AGTAAGAACCAACCTCAAAGGAGAGGAGAGTACAACGTTTACAGCACCTTTCAGAGCCACGAGCCCGAATTTGACTACTTAAAGAGTCTTGAGATCGAGGAGAAGATCAACAAAATAAGATGGCTGCCCCAACAGAATGCAGCGTActtccttctctccaccaaCG ATAAAACTGTGAAGCTGTGGAAAATCAGTGAAAGAGATAAAAGACCAGAGGGCTACAACCTGAAGGATGAGGATGGGAGGATCCGAGACCCTTCCACCATAACATCACTACGG GTACCCGTGTTGAGGCCAATGGACCTCATGGTGGAGGCGACGCCCAGAAGGGTTTTCTCCAATGGCCATACGTACCACATCAACTCCATCTCGGTTAACAGTGACTATGAGACATACATGTCCACGGATGACCTTAGGATCAACCTGTGGCACCTGGAAATCACCAACAGAAGTTTCA ACATTGTGGACATTAAGCCAGCTAATATGGAGGAGCTGACTGAGGTGATTACAGCGGCAGAGTTTCACCCACACCACTGCAACACTTTTGTCTACAGCAGCAGTAAAGGCTCCATCCGTCTGTGCGACATGAGGGCTGCTGCACTCTGTGATAACCACTCCAAGT TCTTTGAAGAGCCCGAGGACCCAAGTAACCGGTCCTTCTTTTCTGAAATCATCTCATCCATCTCCGACGTCAAGTTCAGCCACAGCGGACGCTACCTAATGACCCGGGATTATCTGACGGTTAAGGTGTGGGACCTGAACATGGAAAGCAAACCCCTGGAGACCTATCAG GTGCATGACTACCTGAGGAGTAAACTCTGTTCCCTGTATGAGAACGACTGCATCTTTGACAAGTTCGAGTGTGTCTGGAACGGATCAGACAG CATGATCATGACCGGCTCCTACAACAACTTCTTCCGAATGTTTGACCGCAATACGAAACGGGATGTGACCCTCGAGGCATCACGAGAGAACAGCAAGCCGCGGGCCGTCCTGAAGCCAcgcaaagtgtgtgtgggtgggaagCGACGCAAAGATGAGATCAGCGTCGACAGCCTGGATTTCAGCAAGAAAATCCTTCATACCACCTGGCACCCCTCTGAGAACATCATCGCTGTAGCCGCCACTAACAACCTTTATATCTTCCAGGATAAGGTCAACTAA
- the LOC113636021 gene encoding serine/threonine-protein phosphatase 2A 55 kDa regulatory subunit B beta isoform isoform X2, with translation MKCFSRYLPYIFRPPSIILSSTCHAEADIISTVEFNSTGELLATGDKGGRVVVFQREQESKNQPQRRGEYNVYSTFQSHEPEFDYLKSLEIEEKINKIRWLPQQNAAYFLLSTNDKTVKLWKISERDKRPEGYNLKDEDGRIRDPSTITSLRVPVLRPMDLMVEATPRRVFSNGHTYHINSISVNSDYETYMSTDDLRINLWHLEITNRSFNIVDIKPANMEELTEVITAAEFHPHHCNTFVYSSSKGSIRLCDMRAAALCDNHSKFFEEPEDPSNRSFFSEIISSISDVKFSHSGRYLMTRDYLTVKVWDLNMESKPLETYQVHDYLRSKLCSLYENDCIFDKFECVWNGSDSMIMTGSYNNFFRMFDRNTKRDVTLEASRENSKPRAVLKPRKVCVGGKRRKDEISVDSLDFSKKILHTTWHPSENIIAVAATNNLYIFQDKVN, from the exons CTGACATCATCTCTACAGTTGAGTTCAACTCAACAGGGGAGCTATTGGCCACTGGGGATAAGGGAGGACGTGTGGTGGTTTTCCAGAGGGAGCAGGAG AGTAAGAACCAACCTCAAAGGAGAGGAGAGTACAACGTTTACAGCACCTTTCAGAGCCACGAGCCCGAATTTGACTACTTAAAGAGTCTTGAGATCGAGGAGAAGATCAACAAAATAAGATGGCTGCCCCAACAGAATGCAGCGTActtccttctctccaccaaCG ATAAAACTGTGAAGCTGTGGAAAATCAGTGAAAGAGATAAAAGACCAGAGGGCTACAACCTGAAGGATGAGGATGGGAGGATCCGAGACCCTTCCACCATAACATCACTACGG GTACCCGTGTTGAGGCCAATGGACCTCATGGTGGAGGCGACGCCCAGAAGGGTTTTCTCCAATGGCCATACGTACCACATCAACTCCATCTCGGTTAACAGTGACTATGAGACATACATGTCCACGGATGACCTTAGGATCAACCTGTGGCACCTGGAAATCACCAACAGAAGTTTCA ACATTGTGGACATTAAGCCAGCTAATATGGAGGAGCTGACTGAGGTGATTACAGCGGCAGAGTTTCACCCACACCACTGCAACACTTTTGTCTACAGCAGCAGTAAAGGCTCCATCCGTCTGTGCGACATGAGGGCTGCTGCACTCTGTGATAACCACTCCAAGT TCTTTGAAGAGCCCGAGGACCCAAGTAACCGGTCCTTCTTTTCTGAAATCATCTCATCCATCTCCGACGTCAAGTTCAGCCACAGCGGACGCTACCTAATGACCCGGGATTATCTGACGGTTAAGGTGTGGGACCTGAACATGGAAAGCAAACCCCTGGAGACCTATCAG GTGCATGACTACCTGAGGAGTAAACTCTGTTCCCTGTATGAGAACGACTGCATCTTTGACAAGTTCGAGTGTGTCTGGAACGGATCAGACAG CATGATCATGACCGGCTCCTACAACAACTTCTTCCGAATGTTTGACCGCAATACGAAACGGGATGTGACCCTCGAGGCATCACGAGAGAACAGCAAGCCGCGGGCCGTCCTGAAGCCAcgcaaagtgtgtgtgggtgggaagCGACGCAAAGATGAGATCAGCGTCGACAGCCTGGATTTCAGCAAGAAAATCCTTCATACCACCTGGCACCCCTCTGAGAACATCATCGCTGTAGCCGCCACTAACAACCTTTATATCTTCCAGGATAAGGTCAACTAA
- the LOC113636021 gene encoding serine/threonine-protein phosphatase 2A 55 kDa regulatory subunit B beta isoform isoform X1 — protein sequence MLGRGGSAEERCWCFAQVKGPTEVNAAEADIISTVEFNSTGELLATGDKGGRVVVFQREQESKNQPQRRGEYNVYSTFQSHEPEFDYLKSLEIEEKINKIRWLPQQNAAYFLLSTNDKTVKLWKISERDKRPEGYNLKDEDGRIRDPSTITSLRVPVLRPMDLMVEATPRRVFSNGHTYHINSISVNSDYETYMSTDDLRINLWHLEITNRSFNIVDIKPANMEELTEVITAAEFHPHHCNTFVYSSSKGSIRLCDMRAAALCDNHSKFFEEPEDPSNRSFFSEIISSISDVKFSHSGRYLMTRDYLTVKVWDLNMESKPLETYQVHDYLRSKLCSLYENDCIFDKFECVWNGSDSMIMTGSYNNFFRMFDRNTKRDVTLEASRENSKPRAVLKPRKVCVGGKRRKDEISVDSLDFSKKILHTTWHPSENIIAVAATNNLYIFQDKVN from the exons CTGACATCATCTCTACAGTTGAGTTCAACTCAACAGGGGAGCTATTGGCCACTGGGGATAAGGGAGGACGTGTGGTGGTTTTCCAGAGGGAGCAGGAG AGTAAGAACCAACCTCAAAGGAGAGGAGAGTACAACGTTTACAGCACCTTTCAGAGCCACGAGCCCGAATTTGACTACTTAAAGAGTCTTGAGATCGAGGAGAAGATCAACAAAATAAGATGGCTGCCCCAACAGAATGCAGCGTActtccttctctccaccaaCG ATAAAACTGTGAAGCTGTGGAAAATCAGTGAAAGAGATAAAAGACCAGAGGGCTACAACCTGAAGGATGAGGATGGGAGGATCCGAGACCCTTCCACCATAACATCACTACGG GTACCCGTGTTGAGGCCAATGGACCTCATGGTGGAGGCGACGCCCAGAAGGGTTTTCTCCAATGGCCATACGTACCACATCAACTCCATCTCGGTTAACAGTGACTATGAGACATACATGTCCACGGATGACCTTAGGATCAACCTGTGGCACCTGGAAATCACCAACAGAAGTTTCA ACATTGTGGACATTAAGCCAGCTAATATGGAGGAGCTGACTGAGGTGATTACAGCGGCAGAGTTTCACCCACACCACTGCAACACTTTTGTCTACAGCAGCAGTAAAGGCTCCATCCGTCTGTGCGACATGAGGGCTGCTGCACTCTGTGATAACCACTCCAAGT TCTTTGAAGAGCCCGAGGACCCAAGTAACCGGTCCTTCTTTTCTGAAATCATCTCATCCATCTCCGACGTCAAGTTCAGCCACAGCGGACGCTACCTAATGACCCGGGATTATCTGACGGTTAAGGTGTGGGACCTGAACATGGAAAGCAAACCCCTGGAGACCTATCAG GTGCATGACTACCTGAGGAGTAAACTCTGTTCCCTGTATGAGAACGACTGCATCTTTGACAAGTTCGAGTGTGTCTGGAACGGATCAGACAG CATGATCATGACCGGCTCCTACAACAACTTCTTCCGAATGTTTGACCGCAATACGAAACGGGATGTGACCCTCGAGGCATCACGAGAGAACAGCAAGCCGCGGGCCGTCCTGAAGCCAcgcaaagtgtgtgtgggtgggaagCGACGCAAAGATGAGATCAGCGTCGACAGCCTGGATTTCAGCAAGAAAATCCTTCATACCACCTGGCACCCCTCTGAGAACATCATCGCTGTAGCCGCCACTAACAACCTTTATATCTTCCAGGATAAGGTCAACTAA